In Microplitis mediator isolate UGA2020A chromosome 2, iyMicMedi2.1, whole genome shotgun sequence, a single window of DNA contains:
- the LOC130678453 gene encoding S-adenosylmethionine mitochondrial carrier protein homolog, with amino-acid sequence MYNETKRMEQSSRNIFWSSMISGAAAGLVYDVIFFPMETVKTRLQSKQGFIKSGGFKKLYRGLGPAIAGSAPTASLFFATYEGFKEIVQPHVEQKHYPFVHMGGACTAELMACLVKVPVEVLKQRRQALLTDTHPAVLGLRTLYRGYGITLLRDLPFGLFQMPVWDFLKLFWKNKMQRDCTPLEGAIAGAFAGSISAAVTTPFDVIKTRIMLSNISQKRVKILDTMKEVYNEKGLKGLFTGCSLRTFGFGLSGLVFFGVYEQSRYICSTILFCDSPNV; translated from the exons ATGTATAATGAAACAAAGAGGATGGAACAATCGTCTcgcaatattttttggtcCTCAATGATA TCTGGTGCTGCAGCTGGTCTAGTTTATgatgttatattttttccaatgGAAACAGTTAAAACGCGGCTACAAAGTAAACAAGGATTCATAAAATCTGGaggatttaaaaaactttatcgtGGTCTTGGACCAGCTATTGCTGGATCCGCTCCTACTG caTCACTTTTTTTTGCGACTTACGAAGGATTCAAAGAAATTGTTCAGCCTCATGTCGAACAAAAACATTATCCATTTGTTCATATGGGAGGAGCTTGTACTGCTGAGttg atggcTTGTCTTGTTAAAGTACCTGTTGAGGTATTGAAACAACGTCGGCAAGCGCTGTTAACTGATACTCATCCCGCAGTTCTCGGGTTAAGAACTTTATACCGTGGGTATGGTATTACTTTACTTCGCGATCTACCATTTGGTTTATTTCAAATGCCCGTGTGGGATTTTCTTAAActattttggaaaaataaaatgcaacGAGATTGCACACCACTTGAAGGAGCAATTGCGGGCGCGTTTGctg gTTCTATCTCAGCGGCGGTAACAACACCATTTGACGTTATAAAAACAAGAATAATGTTAAGTAATATATCACAAAAAAGGGTTAAAATTTTAGACACTATGAAAGAAGTTTATAACGAAAAAGGACTTAAGGG attatttaccGGATGTTCGCTGAGGACTTTTGGTTTCGGACTCAGTGGTCTCGTATTTTTCGGAGTTTATGAACAATCAAGATATATTTGttcaacaattttattctgtGATTCAccaaatgtataa